The Sporosarcina ureae genomic sequence CCACAAAGTTTCTTGTTTAGCTATATTCTCGAAGTCGGGCTTTCTACATTCCAAGCAGGGCAGATCATGGCGATCAGCGGAATCATGGCGATTTTCAGTGGTCCGTTATGGGGCGAAGTTTCTGATCGTATCGGACGAAAATCTGCGTTGCTCGCGACACTTGGAATTGGTGCAGTTTCACTTATCATTCCGGTTATTTTCCCCGTATATAGTGGGCTCATCGTCAGTCAATTCCTTTGGGGTGCGACAATTGTCGGGATGCTGTCGCTCTGCCAAGCGTTATCTACAGAACAAGTACATCCGATGTATGCACCCGTTGCTCTCGGCTATGTGACGTTCTTCTTCGCGGCAGGACAGTTGCTTGGACCGGGTATCGGTGGTTGGATCATCGACCGCTTCGAGCAAATTCCTCTCGCGCTAATTATGTGCAGTGTATTACTCGCTTTGGCGTTCTTGCTGACAATTCGAATGAACGCGCATGCAGTGGATGATGAGACGGAGTTGGAAGTGAAGCCTGTGTTGGCTACTTTTTGCAAGAAAGAAACTCCTACTAAGGAAGTATAAAAGAGCATGGCTTTAGTAATGTGTATTTTTTAATAAAGTACGTGAGCCTGGCAACAGCAAATATGTAAAAATAAAAGGTATCAGCATCCCGCAAATGAAGGGATCTGGTACCTTTTCATCTCGTTTAATGGTATAATAAGTAAACTTAATTTGAATACTTCAAAATATTACCAAATAGCAGTAAAATATAAAACATGGAGGTGAGAGGTTATGAAAAATGACGTAGAGAGAGTAGTTAAAAACCCACATCTATATACTAAAGACCATATAATTCATTACGTGAGCAATGGATTCCTCGAGTTAACTGGATATGAAGAGTGTGATGTAGTAGGAAAATCCCTTACTGATATAGACGCATTATTACGATCTGAACACCAAATATCTATTCAGGAGATTAAAGCGACAGATTATTTATATATTTTCACTAGTAATAATTTGCCAATGGAAGTTGAAATAAGTATTGAAATCATCTATGAAGAAGACGTTAAAATCTATTACTTTAAAGAGATAAAAGATTCGGCATTAAAATTCACATTAGATAACTTTATTTGTACTGATACTTATAAAAATGGATCTGTAGCAATATTTAGCTATCCGGATGGTATTCTTCTACAACATGATGAGAACTATATTCATACATTATCCTTAATGAACATGATTTCGGAAAATCCACTAGGTAAACATCCTTCGTTTTCGAATAATATTATAGATTTATTAAAACAAGGCACTTCTCTGCATGAATTTGGTGTAGAATCAATAAGTTCAAATGGAGTACCGACGTATTGGGATATAAATGTGAAAATGATATGTGGAGATCACAACAAGTATGTACTATTCTCTATTTACGATGTGACAGACAGGACCCGTGAAAGAAAACTTACTACTAAACAAAGAGGCGAAATGGAACTATTAGTTAGCCATACACCAAATATTGCACGTACTGTAGATAGAGTAGATAATATGTCAACTATTATAAATGGCATAGATATAGACGGACGAGCTACCGATATAAATAAAGTCGGCAGGCAAAACCTATCCCAACCTATCCCAGAGCAGGTTCCGGATATACACTCAGTAACTAGTGAAATGGCATATGTGAAAAGTGAATTTTTCACTACTTATTTTGGATGTGATGGAACGCCTAACTATACTGGGCAAGGAAATGTAGACAGTGATATTCCCATCTATAAAAATATAGAAAATATTTATAAGACGAAAGAATATAAAGCCTTGCAGGAAAATGTAGAAGATATTTCACTTTACTATGCGTCATTCTCTAACAAAGGCTTCAAAATAACTTATATTAATGATTATGCATTTGAAATCTTTAAAAGGGAAATACCGGAAGTCCATACAGAATTAGATGTATACGGGAAAAGTTTTTTTGATTTTTATAAGACTGATGATGTGGATGAATTGATAAAAGAAATCTATAAATCTATTGAAAACAAATCCTCGTATACACATAAACTTAGTTTTTGTGTAGATGGGACTCCTCACTATACAAAAACCATTTTTCAACCTATGTTCAATCAAAATAATGAAGTAGAAAAGATTATTGCCTTGGGGTTAGATATTTCCGATGAAGAATTAGCTAACAAAAGAATGGAAAAACTTCTTACAGCCCAAGAAGAATTATTCATCAACACATCTCATGAACTAAAGACACCATTAAGTGTAATATTTAGTGGAGCTCAATTATTGAATTTATATTTGGAAAACGATTCCCTGGAAGAATGTAGAGACGATATTTTGAATATTAATAAGACAACAATAGGGAATTGTTTTAGACTAATCAAACTCATAAATAATATATTAGATATTTCAAAAATAGAATCGGGACTAAATGAATTACACTTATGCAATTACAATATTGTGGAGATCATAGATAGCATTGTACAATCAGTTTCAGAGTACACCAAGTCTAAAGATATTCAAATTATATTTGACCCAGATGTGGAAGAACTCTTTATCGCATTGGATGTGTATAAATTTGATAGAATTTTACTCAATCTTATTTCAAATGCAATAAAATTCTCTATTACGGGTAAAGTTATATTTATAAAGCTAGAGGTAACAGATTATCAAACAGTAAGAATTTCTGTAACAGACGAAGGCATTGGTATAGCTCAGGAGAGTATGGGTGCTATATTCGGAAAGTTTATACAATTAAACAGAAATTTAAATCGTATATCTGAAGGCACTGGGCTTGGTTTGCCTCTAGCTAAGTCTATGGCTGAACTTCATGGAGGGAGTCTAACCGTAGAAAGCATTCTCGATAAAGGGAGTACATTTACTATTGAACTTCCTATTAAGACAATAGATACTACAACTAGTAACCAAGAAGATACGACTGATATTGATCGAGTTGAGATAATAAAATATGAATTCTCAGATATATATTAAAAATGAGTGCCTATGTGAGAAACTTACGTGAATGTATAAACATCCATGAAGGTTTCGTGCAAAGGTACTTTTTTTACAATTTCAATAAATATGAAACGATTTCCTACCCTATCCGTATACATAGTATGTAACAAAATCTAGTAACTGGAAAAGAGTGTTGGGTATGTTGGGTTTACTACTATTTTCATTAGTTGTAGGAGTTATCACGAGTGCTATGATCGTGCCGTTCCTCTCTGTAAATAACAAAAAAGAACCATTATCTTTTAACCGCTGGGTCGCTTTTGGGACGCTTACAGTGATCAGTACGATTGGCGTATTTATATTTTATTACGTGACGAATTTAGATCGTAATTGGACATCGCTGTGGGCATTATTCCTTGTCGTCGCTATTTTAGGGGCAGTTTTTTCGCAAGGTATGGAGCGTAAAGTCAAAATGGTCGTATCGTTGGCAGCTTTGCTCATTGGTGTGTATGTCTTAAGTGCACCTCTTTTCAACGCAAATAAAAAATATGAAACGGTTGCGATGAAGCAAAAAGTGGAAATTACAGCGTTTGATGAAACGAAAACGCCGGCTAGTGTGCCGCCAAAGTTTGCGCGTAATAAGATGAAAAAAGCATTTGGTCAAGTACCAGATACGAGTTATTACGAACTCGGACATTTACAAATTCAAAAAGTGAATGACGAATTTGTCTATATTGCGCCTGTTGAGTTTTCAGGATTTTTCAAATGGTTTAACGGTAAAACGACACCGGGTTATTTCACGATGAGTGCAACGGATTCATCGGATAACCCGAAATTCATTCAAACGGAAATGGCGTATACGACGTCTTCTTATTTCCATGAAAAAGTGTACCGAAAAATGCGTATGGAAATGCCGGATTTAATCTTTTACGGAGATGTTCAATTGGAAATTGACGATGAAGGCAAGCCGCATTATATTCGCACGTATGGAGAATTCATTTCGGCACGTAACGGATTTAACGCCAAAGGAATTGTCATATTGGATCCTGAAACAGGTGCTACGAAGAAATATGCGTTATCAGATGTTCCTGAATTTATTAATGGGGCCATTTCACCTGAAGCGGTAAGTCTTCAAAATAGTTATTTCGGTAAGTATATTCATGGTTTTTGGAATTCATTGGTTGGCAAAAAAGATGTGAAGATTCCTTCAGACGAAGGTACAGAAGCCAATGTTAGCCCGATCTTTGATGCGGATGGACATATGTATTACTTTACAGATTTTGCCAGTCCAAAAGAAGGCGTAGACTCGATGCTTGGCTATGCATTAACAGATGGTCGAACAGGGAAAGCGACGTATTATACGGGGGATTTGGAAGAGTCCTACATGGATTCGCAAGGTGCGCTCCAGATCATTGAAAAGAAGTTTATCGAAAAGAAATGGAATGGCGAAATGCCTGTTTTGTATAACTTCTACGGTGAAGCTAGCTGGTTGACACCAGTACTTGATTCAAATGGATTCTTGCAAAATTACTTCATTGTTTCCGCTGCGAATCCTGAAATCTCTGTATTTGCGAATTCACCAAATGAAGCGTTGAAATTGTATAAAACCGCACTTCAACGTGGTGGCAGTACGGTAGATGGAAGTTCTGATGCAGAGGAAGCGAAAGCAACTATTACAGCCATGCGCGTATTTAAAGAACGCGTCGGTGAGTTTACAGTCGTTTCAATTCTAGCAAAAGACGGTCGAAACTTCCTTGTGTCATCGGAAGTCGAACCTCTTTCAATTTATGTGGAAGAAGGCGATCAGTTAACGGTAACGTATTTGGAGACGGGTGAATTATTCTTACCTGTGAAAGAATTAGTTAATAACAGTGTGAAATAAATAATTGTGAAATAGCCTAATAGCGCAATCGCGTAGTTAGGCTATTTCTTTGCGTATATTTATCGCATGATTTCTATCTAATTAGCGAAAAATTTCGACATATTATAATAGTTCATATTGAATAGCAAAATGAACTGTGTTAAAGTCGGGTTACTATGGTGAAATTGATAATATTTTGTCAATATAGGTATTCCATAATTAAATAGGTAGTAATTAACAATTTACTCGCGTTACATTCACGCAATGGATTCTAGTAGTTACGAACTTTCATGTATAGGAGTGATAAAATGGCTAATAACAACAACCCAAAAACAGAAAGTCATGATCCAGGACGTAGAAACTTTCTGAAGAACACCGGTCTAGTTGTAGGTGGCGTGGCAGGTGGATCTTTACTTGGTGGTTTATTCACGAATCAAATGAAATCGGATGAGGGGAAAAAAGGGAAAAGTGAAGACGCTGTCAAAGTAGATCCGGCCCATGCACGGGTGTTTTTCGGTCGTTTCGAAGACTTCATCGTACTGGCAACGGCTACGGAACTGATTTTCCCTGAAGACGACAACGGCCCGGGAGCTATCGGGCTGGATGTACCGTATTTTATCGATAAACAACTGGCAGGGACTTGGGGCATAAATGGTGACGACTATCGTCAAGCACCTTTTACCAATTTGGAAGGTTTGAAGAAAATCGAGAAGGCTGATGAAAAAGTCAATCATTCACGGGCGAACCGAGGGAAAATTTTCTTGGAAGGTTTACGCTTGATGAATGCAGAAAGTATGAAACGGTTTGACGCTTCTTTTGACCAAGCTACTGAAGAGCAACAACATGAAATTATGAGTGATCTTGAAGCAGGTAAGCTCGACATGAAATCTATTCCTTCAGACGCGTTCTTTGCGCTACTTAAGCAGGCTACATTAGAAGGTGCGTTTTCGGATCCTTTGTACGGTGGGAATAAAAACATGGACGGTTGGCGTATGAAAGAATTTGCTGGAGCTCGTCCATCTTACGCAGACGTCATTGAAAGTGAAGAATTTGTTAAACTGGATCCAATTAGTTTGACGGACTATCAAAGAAAGAAATAAATTCAACATTTTCAGGAGGTAGAAGGTATGGCAGAAGAACTAAAGAAAGTGGACGTTGTAATTGTGGGGACTGGCTGGGCTGGTGGAATTACTGCTGCTGAACTCACAAAAAAAGGATACAAAGTGGTGGCGCTTGAAAGAGGTAAGGAACAATCACGGGATGATTTCATCGGGGCGAAAGATGAATTAAAATATTCCATTCGTTACGATATGATGCAAGATCTATCCAAAGATACAGTAACAGCAAGAGGTAGTATGAAAGAAACCGCGAAGCCAGTACGAAATAATAACTATGCGCGCTTTGGAAATGATACAGGCGGGGCAAGTGTCCACTGGAATGGCGTAAGTTTGCGCTGGTTGCCGTATGATTTTGAGATTCATAGTCAAACGGTGGAAAAGTATGGTGCGAAAAAGATTCCAGAAAATTGTACAATTCAAGACTGGGGTATTACATACGACGAACTAGAACCGTATTATGATAAATTCGAAAAAACAGCTGGCGTTTCTGGCGAGGAAAACCCTGTCGGACCTCCACGTTCGGATAAGTATCCGAATCCACCTTTGAAAACGACGCCATCGATTGAATTGTTTAAAAAAGCTTCGACAAATCTTGGGTATCACCCATATCGTTTACCAGCTGCCAATATGTCGGAGTCGTATACAAATCCAGACGGCGAGACGATCAATGCGTGTATGTACTGTGCGTTCTGTGAAGAGTATGGCTGTGATTTCGGTGCCAAAGGCGATCCAATCGTTACAGTATTGGAGACTGCTAGAAAGACAGGGAACTTTGAAATTCGGAATGAATCCACAGTGACTGAAGTCATTCATGATGGAACGAAAGCGATCGGGTTAAAATATATTGATAATATTACAGGTACTGAATATATCCAACCTGCGGATATTGTCGTGTTAGCCGGATTTGTCTTTACAAATAATAAATTATTATTAAAGTCTAAAATAGGCAAGCCGTATAATCCCGAAACGCAAGAAGGTGTAATCGGGAAAAACTTTACAGGTCACTTTAGTAATATTAGTACCTACATAGGTGCACGGGGCTTCTTTGATAATGAAAAGTGGAATTTATCTATGGGTACAGGTGCACTAGGGGCAAAAGTGGATGATTTTGCAGGAGATAACGTGGATCATACAGATCTTGACTTCCTTCACGGCTATGAAATTCGCTATTACCATTTAGGTCAGCGTCCGATTGATAATAACCATGTGCCAGTGGGGACACCTGCTTGGGGTAAAGAATACAAAGAGAAAAATTTGTTTTATCATAACCGCAGCTTGATTATTCGAGCGAAGACTGCTTTCTTGCCTAACCGTTATACGTACCTGGATTTGGATCCTACGTACAAAGACGAGCTAGGAGATCCACTAATACGTGCAACTGTGCATTATGAAGAGCAAGACATAAAGCGCGCACAACATGGCGTGGAAACGTGTAAAGAAATTATGACAGAAATGGGTGCGGATATCATTGACTTGGTCGACGTACCGGATGATGTGAAGTTTGATAGCAAGTTCTACACAAACCACTTCCTTGGCGGTGCGATAATGGGTGAAGATCCTAAAACATCCGCTGTCAACACGTACTCGCAAATGTGGGATATGGAAAACTTGTTCGTGCTGGGTGGATCTTCCTTCCCTCATAACAGTAACCATGATCCTACCGAAACGATCGGTGCATTCGCTTACCGTGCTTCAGAAGGTATGATCGACTATCTTGGTGGCGAGGGTGGTTTGTTAGTGGAAGCTAAACAAACGAGCAAAGCTTAATTTCACACTAGCATGTATGAATGCCTATTATAATAGCCTAGCGTCGCAAATGCGATGCTAGGCTATTTTTAAAATATCATGATTTTAACTTCGCTATCTCTTCTTCAGTCAAGTAACGCCACTGACCGCGTTCCAATGATCCAAGCTCAATATGCTTGATGCGAACTCTTTGCAAGTGCGTCACGGTATATTGAAACCGTCTGCACATTCTGCGGATTTGTCGATTCAATCCTTGCGTTAACGTAATACGAAACGTGAAGTCGTCTAACGGAGTTACAGGGCAAGAGTTAGTAGTCGTATAGCTTTTCGTTCTGGGATTATAAATATTTACCCCGTTTGATAAGTCTTCTATAAAAGTATGCGTCAGTTTTTTATCGACTGTCACCACATACTCTTTTTCCTGATGGTTTTCGTCTTTCATTAACTCATTTACAATACTTCCATCATTGGTTAATAAAATTAGACCTTCTGTTTCTTTATCCAAACGTCCCACAGGAAATATACGTTCAGGATACGATATAAAATCGATAATATTATCCGCAATAGTAGGCGAAGCGGTACAAGTAATCCCACTTGGTTTATTAAGTAGTATATATAGGTCTTGTGCGTTGTGCGTGATGGAGTGCCCGTCTACTTCAACCTGATCATGCTCTTCAACAAAATAGACATGCGATGCAATGTTGCCGTTAACAAGCACTTTTTCAGCCGTAATATAGCGCTCTGCTTGTCTTCTGGAACAGAATCCCGAAGAACTAATATATTGATTCAATCTCAACGTGTCCGCTCCTCGTCTATCTACGTGTTTCTTCTATTATAACACGTTTGCTCTTTCGTAGAATGCCTTCGTATTGTTATATTATACTAGTAGTGTGCGAAGTTAAACCTGTTCATTAAATTACAAAACGTAGAAATTAGGAGGGGCTGCCAATGAATATTGAAATCATGCCAGTAACCGAACCAACATCCATGCTAGTGAATACGCTCAATCGATGGGGGAACGACGTGAATTTAAAGTCATTGTCTCAACCTAATCCAAGTAAAGAAGAATTGGAACGAGAAAAGGTTTTGACTATTGAAGATGTACACCGTCGTTTGAAATACCAACATCTATTCCTGATCTATTTGGAAAATCAGCTGATCGGGGAAATGAGCTACACGGTGGACCCTGAGCATTTATTTAGAAAAGAAACTGGGACGGCGTGGATCAGCATTTCCATTGGCGAGCCTGAATGCCGTGGGAAAGGAATTGGTTTTATCGCTTTAGCGTACTTAGAAGAGCAAGTTAGAAAGCGTGGTCTTCAACGAATCGAGCTAGGCGTGTTTGAATTTAATACACCCGCTTTGAAGCTTTATAAGAAGTTAGGATATCAAGAAATTGGACGCATAGAAAACTTCACGTATTATGATGGAAAAATGCGGGCTGATATTCGTATGGAAAAGCGTATGTAATTTGATAAGTAAGTACACGCGTTACATGAGAATTACATCACTTGTTAATGAATTCCAAGTTGGATATTTTAATTGTTATTCAAACGATTCGTTCCAGTACCTGGTACTTTTCATCAGCATTTCCCGTATTGTATAAGGTATGGGAAATTTTAAAGGTGTCATGGAGTGCAGTAAGAAATAGTGAATAGACCGCAAATGCGCCAGATTGCGAAATCACTATTTCAAGTTTGAGTAGTTTTTAATGGCATCGTTGGATCATAGGGAGGGAAAGCGATGGAAGGTTTACTATTAACTGTATTCATCTTAATAATCATATCGCTTAACGTTGCTTCTTTTATGTTTTTCAAAAAGGGGAAATTAAATCTTATGATTGCAGGAATTATGATGATGATTCTTGCTCCTGTTCTTGGTTTTTCAAGTGGCGCATTATTTCTCCATTTCTATGATTGGAGTTCAGGGGGAACAGGAGAGGGTGCAGGCTATGGTGGCGCTTTTTTAGGTTTGATAACCTTGGTTAATGGGATTCTACTAGTATTGATTGGAATAGTTATGTTTATTATAAAAGTCATCACAAAACGACGTTGATCTTTCCTTATGACAGAAATGCGCGCAATTGCTTTATAAGTGATTGCGTCTATATCGCAATCGAGCCAAATGGATATACTAAACAGCACATTAGTCAGAAGATAAAGGAGATTTATATGAATACAAAACGTAAAAGGAAGATCTTAGGAATAGGCTCGGGAATATTTATTATACTTGTCATAGCTTTCATATCTTGGTATTATCCATTGTCGCTTCTTAGCATCGATCAAAGCTTTGCCTATAGTCCCGACACGGAAACCCATAATGGCAAAACCTATGAAGAAGAGATTGGCGAGTTTAAAGCTGCCTACGAGAAGGATCTGAAAATGGATTTAGAAAGTAATAATTACAATCCTACGGTAAATCGAACTCAATTTATTCTTCCGATTTTTGAACAACAATGGTTGATCGGTATGGACTCCAAAACAATTGACAAAGATAAACTCGATAGAATGCTTTTCGACGTACAACAGGCAAGAAATACCCTGTTAGACCTTGTCTCTGAAGGAGATTATTCAAGAGAAGAAAGAGTATACCTAGTTGATAGCATAAATAATTTCCTAAAGTTAGAAGATAGTATTAGATTTATAAGAACCGGAACATATTTTTCAAGAAGTGATTTGCATAGGTTGTTAGGTAATTTACAAGCAGAGTTCTGGGCGGGGTTTGATTACTATACCACCGTTTTTTATGATGCATCTCATACATAAAAGCTTGAAGTAATTGGGTGCTTTTATCATAAAACGAATTTGCGCATATCTAAAACAATCGGGCCGTTATGTTGACACCATCTTATAACTATACTGTGAAAATGCAGTCTGAATGGTAAAGTAGAATGATTTCACTAATTAAAGGTAATGGGCTTATTTTTATAAGAAGCAAAAAAACGATTGAACAAGTGTCCAATCGTTTTTTATGCATATTATTCAGTTGGAACGATAAAATCACGTCGGCGAATTAATGCAAATAGTGCACCAAGTCCTAACAAAGTTGCTGCCAAGATAAATGTTATTCTGACATCCCAAAGCTCAGCAATGGCTCCGAAAGTTAATGATGAAATACCGAACAAGAGTGATAGTATAGTGCTTTGCACGGCATGAATTTTAGGAAGCTGGTCAGTAGTTGCAGATTTTTGAAGCAATGTCTCACTTACAATACTTTTTAATTGTTGAACAACACCGTTCAGAATAACAAGTAGAATGGAAATCCACGGAATGGCGGTTACTCCGAAAAGAAGAGTGACGCCGCTAATGCCAAATGATAACACAATAAGCAAGCGTTTCAGGTTGTTTTCAATCCCAATTACAAATCTTGAGCAGATGACTCCTCCAATTATCATACCTAAGAAGAAAGCTGTATTAATGTAACCCCACCAAGCTTCTGTCTGACCTAGAACTTCTGCCACGAAGATGTAAAGGATCGAAGCAATCCATACAACATTGGCAATTGCTTCAAAAATGATGACCACATGAAGACTCCTAAAAAGCGGGTTTCTCCATACAATCTTCCAGCCTTCGGTTAGCTCACTCCTCCATTTACCTGTACACTCTTTTTTATGGAATGGTGTGGGATCGTAAATACA encodes the following:
- a CDS encoding PAS domain-containing sensor histidine kinase, giving the protein MKNDVERVVKNPHLYTKDHIIHYVSNGFLELTGYEECDVVGKSLTDIDALLRSEHQISIQEIKATDYLYIFTSNNLPMEVEISIEIIYEEDVKIYYFKEIKDSALKFTLDNFICTDTYKNGSVAIFSYPDGILLQHDENYIHTLSLMNMISENPLGKHPSFSNNIIDLLKQGTSLHEFGVESISSNGVPTYWDINVKMICGDHNKYVLFSIYDVTDRTRERKLTTKQRGEMELLVSHTPNIARTVDRVDNMSTIINGIDIDGRATDINKVGRQNLSQPIPEQVPDIHSVTSEMAYVKSEFFTTYFGCDGTPNYTGQGNVDSDIPIYKNIENIYKTKEYKALQENVEDISLYYASFSNKGFKITYINDYAFEIFKREIPEVHTELDVYGKSFFDFYKTDDVDELIKEIYKSIENKSSYTHKLSFCVDGTPHYTKTIFQPMFNQNNEVEKIIALGLDISDEELANKRMEKLLTAQEELFINTSHELKTPLSVIFSGAQLLNLYLENDSLEECRDDILNINKTTIGNCFRLIKLINNILDISKIESGLNELHLCNYNIVEIIDSIVQSVSEYTKSKDIQIIFDPDVEELFIALDVYKFDRILLNLISNAIKFSITGKVIFIKLEVTDYQTVRISVTDEGIGIAQESMGAIFGKFIQLNRNLNRISEGTGLGLPLAKSMAELHGGSLTVESILDKGSTFTIELPIKTIDTTTSNQEDTTDIDRVEIIKYEFSDIY
- a CDS encoding gluconate 2-dehydrogenase subunit 3 family protein, which codes for MANNNNPKTESHDPGRRNFLKNTGLVVGGVAGGSLLGGLFTNQMKSDEGKKGKSEDAVKVDPAHARVFFGRFEDFIVLATATELIFPEDDNGPGAIGLDVPYFIDKQLAGTWGINGDDYRQAPFTNLEGLKKIEKADEKVNHSRANRGKIFLEGLRLMNAESMKRFDASFDQATEEQQHEIMSDLEAGKLDMKSIPSDAFFALLKQATLEGAFSDPLYGGNKNMDGWRMKEFAGARPSYADVIESEEFVKLDPISLTDYQRKK
- a CDS encoding GMC family oxidoreductase; its protein translation is MAEELKKVDVVIVGTGWAGGITAAELTKKGYKVVALERGKEQSRDDFIGAKDELKYSIRYDMMQDLSKDTVTARGSMKETAKPVRNNNYARFGNDTGGASVHWNGVSLRWLPYDFEIHSQTVEKYGAKKIPENCTIQDWGITYDELEPYYDKFEKTAGVSGEENPVGPPRSDKYPNPPLKTTPSIELFKKASTNLGYHPYRLPAANMSESYTNPDGETINACMYCAFCEEYGCDFGAKGDPIVTVLETARKTGNFEIRNESTVTEVIHDGTKAIGLKYIDNITGTEYIQPADIVVLAGFVFTNNKLLLKSKIGKPYNPETQEGVIGKNFTGHFSNISTYIGARGFFDNEKWNLSMGTGALGAKVDDFAGDNVDHTDLDFLHGYEIRYYHLGQRPIDNNHVPVGTPAWGKEYKEKNLFYHNRSLIIRAKTAFLPNRYTYLDLDPTYKDELGDPLIRATVHYEEQDIKRAQHGVETCKEIMTEMGADIIDLVDVPDDVKFDSKFYTNHFLGGAIMGEDPKTSAVNTYSQMWDMENLFVLGGSSFPHNSNHDPTETIGAFAYRASEGMIDYLGGEGGLLVEAKQTSKA
- a CDS encoding pseudouridine synthase, yielding MRLNQYISSSGFCSRRQAERYITAEKVLVNGNIASHVYFVEEHDQVEVDGHSITHNAQDLYILLNKPSGITCTASPTIADNIIDFISYPERIFPVGRLDKETEGLILLTNDGSIVNELMKDENHQEKEYVVTVDKKLTHTFIEDLSNGVNIYNPRTKSYTTTNSCPVTPLDDFTFRITLTQGLNRQIRRMCRRFQYTVTHLQRVRIKHIELGSLERGQWRYLTEEEIAKLKS
- a CDS encoding GNAT family N-acetyltransferase — protein: MNIEIMPVTEPTSMLVNTLNRWGNDVNLKSLSQPNPSKEELEREKVLTIEDVHRRLKYQHLFLIYLENQLIGEMSYTVDPEHLFRKETGTAWISISIGEPECRGKGIGFIALAYLEEQVRKRGLQRIELGVFEFNTPALKLYKKLGYQEIGRIENFTYYDGKMRADIRMEKRM
- a CDS encoding inner-membrane translocator, coding for MEGLLLTVFILIIISLNVASFMFFKKGKLNLMIAGIMMMILAPVLGFSSGALFLHFYDWSSGGTGEGAGYGGAFLGLITLVNGILLVLIGIVMFIIKVITKRR
- a CDS encoding MFS transporter codes for the protein MKNQSFRFLWMGQSLASLGDVFYIVGIISFLYTLTESPFALALVPFINMFGRFISGMISPWLINRFPLKTLLVYSQVSKTILLVALSLLLISETITDLFIILTFVGCIAFLDGWASPASRAMLPRLVPKERLVKANSFFSIVSETMNLGGWALGGIAVALMSGQFIIFGTGSLYIIATMMMFCIYDPTPFHKKECTGKWRSELTEGWKIVWRNPLFRSLHVVIIFEAIANVVWIASILYIFVAEVLGQTEAWWGYINTAFFLGMIIGGVICSRFVIGIENNLKRLLIVLSFGISGVTLLFGVTAIPWISILLVILNGVVQQLKSIVSETLLQKSATTDQLPKIHAVQSTILSLLFGISSLTFGAIAELWDVRITFILAATLLGLGALFALIRRRDFIVPTE